The following is a genomic window from Pseudomonas lurida.
GCGTTCGGCCAGGTTGCTCAGCACATCCAGTTCGGCCAGGGCGGCGGCGGTGTCCTGCAGCGGCGCCAACTGGCTGATCAGGTCTTCAAGCAGGTTTTCATAGAGCATCTTTTCCCGAGCCAGGGCGCGGCTCTTGGCCGACAGTGCCTTGTCTTCGAACGCTTTGAGTTCCGGGGTGATAAAGCGCTCGGCACCTTTGAGGGTTTGACGACGCTGATAATCGATCGGCGCCGACTCCGCCTGTTTGCTCGGCAACTCAATGAAGTAGCCATGCACGCGGTTGTAACCGACCTTCAAGTTGGCCAGGCCGGTTCGGGCTTTTTCGCGGGCTTCCAGATCGATCAGGAACTGCCCGGCGTTTTCGCTCAGGGATTGCAGTTCATCCAGCTCACTGTCGTAACCGGTCTTGAGTACGCCCCCATCACGAATGATTGCGGGTGGGTTGTCGATGATGGCTTTTTCCAGCAGTGCCGCCAGTTCCGGGTAGGTGCCAGCCGTGACCGCAAGTTGCTGCAGGTGCGGGGTATCCAACTCGGTCATCGCCGCTTGCAACTGCGGCAGGGCGCCAAGAGCATCGCGCAGGCGCGCCAGGTCACGAGGCCGTGCGTTACGCAGGCCGATCCGCGCCAGGATGCGCTCGATATCGCCGATTTCCTTCAGCTGTGGCTGAAGCTTTTCAAAGCGGTAGCCGTCCAGCAGACAGGTAATAGAAGACTGGCGCGCTTGCAGCACCGCCAGGTCACGCAGCGGACGGTTCAGCCATCGGGTCAGCAAGCGACTGCCCATGGCGGTCTGGCAACGGTCCACCACCGATTGCAGGGTGTTGTCGCGACCACCGGCCAGGTTGGTATCCAGCTCCAGGTTGCGACGGCTGGCGCCATCGAGCACCACGGTATCGTCCAGACGCTCATGACGCAGGCTGCGCAAGTGCGGCAGGGCAGTGCGCTGGGTTTCCTTGGCGTAGCCCAGCAGGCAGCCGGCGGCGCCGATGGCCAGGGTCAGGGTTTCGCAACCGAAGCCTTTAAGATCCTGCACGGAGAACTGTTGGCAAAGACTTTTCAGCGCCGAGTCACGCTCGAAATCCCACGGCGCACGGCGCTTGGCCCCACGGCGTTTTTCCGCTGGCAGATCTTTCGGCCAATCATCCGGAATCAGCAACTCCACCGGATTGATGCGCTCCAGCTCCGCCAGCAGATTCTCCCAGCCCTTGATCTCCAGCACAGTGAAGTTGCCACTGGTGATATCGAGTACCGAAAGCCCGAACAGACGCTCATCGCCCAGCACGGCGGCGATCAGGTTGTCGCGACGCTCATCCAGCAGCGCCTCGTCACTCACCGTCCCCGGGGTAATAATGCGCACTACCTGACGTTCGACCGGCCCTTTGCTCGTGGCCGGATCGCCGATCTGCTCGCAGATCACCACCGACTCGCCCAGCTTCACCAGCTTGACCAGGTAACCTTCCAGCGAGTGGTAAGGAATCCCACACATAGGAATCGACTGTCCTGCCGACTGCCCGCGTGCGGTCAGGGTGATGTCCAGCAACTTGGCGGCCTTCTTCGCGTCTTCGTAGAAGATCTCGTAGAAGTCGCCCATGCGATAGAACATCAACTGATCAGGGTGCTGGTTTTTCAGGCGCCAGTACTGCTGCATCATCGGCGTATGGGAGGACAGATCGGACGTATTTTTACTCATTGGGTAGTAGGCAAATTCGTTGAAAGTGATGGGGCAAAGGGGGCGCTTGGCCCAGCATTTTTTGCGATGGCGGCAAGGTTAACACGCGAGGTCGGGGGTTCGCAGGTTGCGAACGGGGAGGTAGGCAGGCATGGCAAATGCATTAAATATGCAAATTAGCATTTGCCAACCCCAAAAACTCCCGTCACTATCCGCGTTATGCAAAAACGCAACGTTTCTATCGTCTTAAGAGAATTGCTGGACCGCGACCGGATCTCCCCCACGGAGCTTCACCGGCGTACCGGCGTGCCTCAATCCACACTGTCCCGGATCCTCAGCGGCAAGATCGTCGATCCGTCGGACAAGCACATCTCGCGCATCGCCGAGTACTTCCGCGTCAGCACCGACCATTTGCGCGGGCGCGCGGCAGTAGGGGCTTTGCGCGATGACGGGCGCGACCCGATGCATTCGGAACTCAAGGACATAAGCCTGTGGGACGACGACACCCCCGTGAATGACGACGAGGTGTCGATCCCTTTTCTGCGCGAGGTTGAATTGGCTGCTGGATCAGGAAGATTCGTCATCGAGGAAAGCGAGAAGGCCAGCCTGCGGTTCGGCAAGCGCAGCCTGCGGCATAACGGGGTGCAGTTTGACCAGGCCAAATGCGTGACGGTGCGCGGCAACAGTATGTTGCCGGTGCTGCGCGATGGCGCGACGGTCGGTGTGAATGCGGGTAAAAGCGCCATTGGTGATATCGTCGATGGCGACTTGTACGCCATCAATCACAATGGCCAGTTGCGCGTCAAACAGCTCTACCGCCTGCCTTCCGGGATTCGCCTGCGCAGCTTCAACCGCGATGAGCACCCGGATGAGGACTACAGCTTCCAGGATATCCAGGATGAACAGATCAGCATCCTCGGTCATGTGTTCTGGTGGGGCATGTACGCTCGTTAACCTTCTTCAGTAAGACAAAGCCCGCCAACGTGCGGGCTTTTTTTCGCCTATCGAAAATCATCAAACCCACAGCCCATAAGGCCGAAAATGCATGCATGCATTTCAATCGGCAAAATAAATGCATTCATGCATTGACTGTATATGCATACATGCATATTCTTCATCTCAAGCCAGCCAACAAGGCCTGGTGGAGGCGGCAAGGATGCTGCCAAGGAAGACAAGGAAGGCACGCAACATCGGCAAGGACGCCATCAGAGCGATGGCAGGGAGGCCAGGCAACACCGGCAAGGATGCCGACGCTCTTTAGTTATATCGCTTCAAGAACAGGCAGCGATGAACCGGCCTTAACGGTTCAGAGGGTTGGCAACTGACCCGGGTGCGCAGCGTAAAGCACCAGAAGCAGTTATCCGGCAGACAGGGATCGTGGTCGGAAAAACATTGAGGAAAGGTCCGTACCGCGCCAGTAGCGCCGAAAGACCGAGGACATCATTACTGAAAAGCCCGGGCAACCGGGCTTTTTGGAATGCCGACCTATAAATGGATTTACCCAAGTGCCGGCCTTTTGCCGGCAGTGCTCAGCCAGGAGGCGTGACATGACAAACGAGCAGCAAGCGTTAGCGGAAATGCCTGTCTGGCTGGTGATCGTACTGGCCCTGATCGGCGGGGTGTCCGGCGAAATGTGGCGCGCCGACAAGGAGGGCGCTCGTGGTTGGTCCCTGGTACGGCGCCTGGCGCTGCGGTCCGGGGCATGCATGGTCTGCGGCGTGTCGGCGTTGATGCTGTGCTACGCCGCCGGCATGTCGATCTGGACCGCCGGCGCCATCGGTTGCCTGACCGCCATGGCCGGCGCGGACGTGGCCATCGGCCTTTATGAACGCTGGGCGGCCAAGCGCATCGGGGTCAACGAGGCCCCGACCTCTCGCCCGGATCAGCAGTAACCGCTGCAAGGATGCAAGCAGATGACATTTCTCGAAAAACCTTCCCAGTTGCCCATGGCGATCGGGGACGCACTCAAGCGCGCGTTCCCCCACCTGCGCGTAGGCAATCACCTGGACTTTCCCGACACGGGCGATAAAACCGGGATCTTGATCAGCGTGGAGCGCAACGGTCCAGGTGTTCGCTCCCTCGCAGGGCGCAAGGCGCATGCCTTGTCGGTTTCACTCAAGGCCATGGTCGCGAGCGGCGCAGCACCTTTTGATGCGTGCGACCTGGCCAGCCAACTGATGGACCTGGCCCTGGACAATCGTTGGGGGCTGCCGCCGGACCAGTGCGACCTGCCCACCGCGATTGTCGCGGCGCCTTCGGTGCTGACCGGGGCGCAAACGGACTACGACACCTGGACCGTGTCCTTCAGCCAAAACCTCTACCTCGGCCCATCGCTGCTCGAAGATCCCACCGGCAAACCGCTGTTTGCCCGCACCTGGGAAGTGTCGAACATCGACGACCCCGACCAATATCGCCCATTGCAGGAGTAGTCCATGTTCGATGCACTGCTACGCATGCAATTGGGACCGATCGTCGAGCGCCTGGCGGAAATGGAGGCCCAGCTCGAAGACTTGTACCGACGCGCAGAAAGCTTCTGTCGGATTGGCGTGTGCCAGGAGGTCGATGCTGCCAGCAATACCTGCAAGGTCAGCCACGGTGAGTTGCTCAGCCCGGCGATCAAGTTTTTCAACCCCAGCGCTGGGGCGCAAACCGAAACCCGCATTCCTTCAGTGGGCGAGCAGTGCCTGCTGCTCAACTACGGCGGCGGGGAAGGGGGCACGCAGTCTGTGGCGTTGTTCGGCCTCAACAGTAGTCTCTTTCCGCCTGTTTCCGGTGTTGCGTCGCTGACGAGGCGTCGTCATCAGGACGGCACCCAGAGCGACTACGACGACACCACCCATACGTTCAACTGGGTTAACGGCCCAACCACGTTCAGCGGCTCCCGCGAGCAAGTCGAGGTCAACGTCGGTGCCGCCAGCCTCACTATGAGTGCCCAGCGCATCACCCTGCAACTCGGCCCCACCGGCTTGTTGCTGGATGCTGCCGGCGTGCATTTGAGCGGCCCGCTGGTGGATCACCAGGGCCGCGTGATCAGTCGCGCATAAGGATTTGCCATGATTGGAATCGAGAGGAATACCGGGGCAGCCGTCGATGACTGGCTGCAATTCGTACAGCGTGCTACCCGAGCGCTGACCACCCCTGTAGGTACCCGCCAGAAGCGCCCGCTGTACGGCTCGTTGATCCCGCAACTGCTCGGCCAGAACCTTGGCGACGATCTGCTGATCCTCGCCCAGAGCCACGCCGCCCAAGCGTTCTACAACGCCCAGAACGGCATCGCCGACTTTCAACCCCAGGTCATCGTTGCCACCCTTCAGGGCGCGGGTTTGTTGCTGCGTTTTGCCGGCACCTGGAAAAACCGCCAACAATCCTTCGAGGTCGTGACATGAGCATGTTGATCCCTGGCCAGAACCAACTGGCGGAACCGGCCATCATCGCGGTGGACGAGTTCGAACCGCTGTTGGCCGAGTTCAAGGCCTTCGTCGTTGACTATGTCGCCACCCGGGCACCGCAAAGCGCGGCCAAACTCAAGGTCAGCCTCGACAACGAAAGCGAACTGCTGACCCTGGCCCTGGAAGCGTTTTGCGTGCGCCTGCAAACCCACGAGCGCAAGTACAACGCCCGCATCAAACAGATGCTGGCGTGGTGGGCCACCGGCAGTAACCTGGATGCACGCCTGGCCGACATGGGCCTGGAGCGCCAGGTGCTCGACCCCGGCGACCCGGCCGCTTTCCCGCCGGTGCCGCCGATTCTGGAAAGCGACGACGACGCCCGCCTGCGTTACTACCTGGCCCCACACGCACCGGCTGCAGGCTCGCGCATGCACTATCGTCGCGAAGTGTTCACCCTCGGCGAGCGGCCGTCGGTCAAGGTGCAAAGCGCCACGCCGGGTGTGGTGACTGTCAGCTATACCTTTGATACGGACGGGTATGCGGCCCAGGTAAAAGATGGCAATGGGCGTCGAACGGCGCCTGGCGAAGTGATGGTCACTGTGCTGTCCCGCGACGGCGACGGTACGCCATCTGCGGATTTGCTTGACGGTGTTCGTCGCCATTTCGCACGGCCGGATGTACGGCCCGAGACGGATTCGGTCACTGTGCAAGCTGCGCAAATCCTGCGCTATAAAATTCGCGTGGTCGCGAAGATCAACGCAGGTCCCGATTCGGGCCTTACTCAAGTCGCCGCGCAGAAACTGCTGCAAGACTACGCAGGGTCGTGTCATCGCCTGGAAGGCCGAGTAGATCCGAGCTGGATCGATTACGCGATCCACAGTGCCGGCGCCGCCCAACTGCAAATCCTTGAACCGCTGGTACCGATTGTCAGCACTGCGTTCCAGGCCCCGTACTGTACGGGCGTCGAGGTGGAGGTGCGCACGCTATGAGTGAACCCAAAGCGAGCCTCTTGCCGGCTAACAGCTCACCGTTGGAGAAGTCGCTGGACCTGGGCTTCGGGCAGTTGCTGGAGCGGGTTGTACCGCCGTTTCCGGCCTTGATGAACCCGCTGCAGACGCCAGCCGAATTTCTTCCTTACCTAGCCGCCGACCGTGGTGTCAGTGAGTGGGATGCGGACGCCAGCGAGACCGAAAAGCGCCTCACCACAGCCTTGTCCTGGCAGATCCAGCGCCAGGCGGGTACGCCCAAGGCACTGAGCTACGCAGTGGAGTCGCTGGGGTTCACCCCCAACATCAGCGCCTGGTATCAGCAAAGGCCATTGGGTGCCCCCTACACCTTTGATGTGCAGGCGATTATCGGGCGCAGTTGGTCCAGCGGCGATCATAACCGGCTTATTCGCCGGATCAATGCTGCGCAGAGTGAGCGGGACCTGGCGACGATCACCATCGTGCATGAAACCTCCCAGGGGCTGCGGCTCACCAGTGCCGTTGACCCCGGTTTGAGCATCGGCGAGGACAACCCTCCTGGCGCACTGCCCGAAGTGAAGCTTCACGGTGCCGTGTGCTTCAACAGCGCAGCCCATACCCCATTGAGCGATGGCGAGTTGCAGCTTGAAGGTACGCTACCGGAATTCGGGCTTGCCGCCCGGCTAACCAGTGCCGGGCTGGCCCGGCACTACACCATTAACGACTACGACCTCAGGGCGCAGCCATGACAGATGACATTACGCGCCTGGTGCGCTTCACCTCCAAGGGTTTGGATGAAGTGCTGCAGGCAAAGAACCAGGGCCTGAAAGGCGAAATCACGCACGTCGGCGCCGGCACCGGTCGCTACAACCCGGACGGCACGGAGGTGGCGCTGCGCGATGAGCGCCAACGGGTCGCGATTGTGGATTACGAGGATCTGGGCGATCGGCAACTCAGGATGGCCGCGCTGTTTGATGGCGAGGCCGAATATGAAATTGGCGAGTTCGGGTTTTATCTCGCCAGCGGGACTTTGCTAGCGGTGTATTCCGTGGCAGGGAAGTTGTTGACGTACAAAGCGGCAGCGGCGCGAGTACTGCAAAAGTTTACGCTGGATATTTCGCCATTGCCGGCGGATAGCGTGACGATCGTGGTGGGGAGTGAAAACCTTAACGTGCTGTTGGCTGAGGAGATCGCAATCATGGGCGCCGCCTCCGTTGGCAATATGTCGCGGCATGTTGATTTGATGTTCAGGGTTATGAATCTCGAAGCGAAGTAGTTGCACTGAAAAAAGTGCAGGGAAGATTAATTAACAGGGAGTTGATGATGGGAATTGAAACGACTATCACGAAAGTTGTAGATGCGTGTAATAAGCTAACGGAAACGGTTACTAACCAAATTGGGAAAATTGATGCGCGGGTAGACATGGCTTCGAGTCAATTTACTGCGTGGCGTAATAGTGTGCAGGCTAAGGATATTAATGGCCGTGCTTCTTATACGCAGACGATTGATCTTACGGGACTTTCTACCAGTATTTTCTACCCGGTCTGGTGGCGTATGCCGGGTAATGAAAGAGGTATGTCGGAGGTCATTATTTCCAGAAATTATGGCTTGGATGCAGGCCTCAATCCGTTCAACAATAATTTCGACGTACATGTTGCCGGTTTGAACTTGCAAATGGAGGGCTGCGGAATTCCATGGAACGGGGACGCAAATTTTTTGACGATTAAGCGCATCTCTCAGACTTACCGCGAGACCGTCCGTCGCGCTCAGTTCGGCATGTTGTCTATCGTTCGTCCTGTTACTGGCCTTAAACCCATTTGGCTGAATCAGACGCCGGGTACGCTGGTCTCTTCCCCGCAGGAGTCGGGCTGTTACTTGCGAGGTGGACTGACGTATATCGTTACCAAGAGTTTTGAAGAACCTGTGAAGTTCAGTCGCTCAGACGCTGAAGTAGAACTTAGCCAATCGGTGGCACCGGAATATGAAATTTCTTGGAAGGTCAAACCGTTTGCGTTGACCGCCCCCGAGCTTGGAGAAACCTATCCGGAGAGCAGGTTGGCTTACACACTGGATAACGATCTGCGCTACGCGGTGAAAGGAGTATGAATATGGTTGGGACTATTAAAAAATTGCTGCTGGCTTCAGGTGAGACGCTCATCAATGTTCCGGCGGATCGTTCGACCCTTGTAGCGCTGGGTTTTGACGAATCTAGCGCAGATGAACTCGTTATCGAGGCTGAAAAAAGCGCCAAGTTAGAAGGTGTCATTTCCGCGCGCCGAACGTTATATGTAACTGAAGCCGATCCTTTGTTTCTCGAGTGGCAATACGACGAAACGCCGGAAAAAGAAAAAGCCTGGCGCGACAAAATTGCTGAAATCAAGGCGCTTTACCCCTTGCCTGACTGAGCGCTCCTGACCCCCCACCGCGAAAGCGGTTTTTTTGCCCCCCAAAGCCCCTGCCCGCAGGGGCTTTGGCGTTTTCCACCCTGAGAATCTCACTTATGCACACCCGCCAAACCTACACCGTCCTCATCCCATTCCCCACCGGCGCTGGCCATTGGTCTGTCGCCGGCCAGGAGCTGGACCTCCTGGACGTCGAAGCATCCGTCCTGCGCACCGCTGGCCGCCTGGAACTGACCAGCGTCCTTAACCCCACCCCCAAGAAGGCTGACTAACCATGGCTGAGGTTCTGAACTTCGAGCACAACGGCATCACCGTGAATGCCACTGAATCCCCCGAGGCCATGGGTGGCCTTGGCGACAACGTCATCGGCCTGGTCGGCACTGCGCCGAATGCCCATGCGTCGATCCCGAAAAACGCGCCGTTTCGTATCAACAGCTTCACCACCCAGGCGCTGCTGGACCCTACTGGTGCGGAGACTGGCACCCTGTTTCATGCCGTCTACCAGATACTGAAAGTGGTCAAGGTGCCGGTCTACGTGGTGATCGTGGAGGAGGGCGCCACTCCGGCTGACACGATCAACAACGTGATCGGCGGCGATGAGCCGGTCACTGGCCGCAAGTTGGGCCTGGCCGCGCTGGCCAGCGTGCCGGAAGACTTGACCATCATTGGCGCCCCTGGCTTTACCGGCACCAAGGCCGTGGCCGGTGAGTTCGCCTCCTTCGGCAAGCGCATCAAGGCCCGTGTGGTACTGGATGGCAAAGACGCAACCGTCGCCGATCAAGTGACCTACAGCGGCGAACTGGGCGGTGCCGACCTGGGCTTCGACCGTTGCCTGCTGGTGCACAACATGCCGTCGGTGTACTCCAAGGCGGCGAAGAAAAACGTGTTCCTGGCGCCATCGTCCCTGGCCATCGCCGCCTTGGCCAAGGTCAAGCAGTGGGAGAGCCCGGGTAATCAGGTGACGTTCGCCGAGGACGTTTCCCGCGTGGTCGAGTACAACATCCTCGACACCTCCACCGAAGGCGACCTGCTCAACCGCTACGGCGTGAGCTACTACGCCCGCACCATTCTCGGCGGCTTCTCGCTGCTGGGTAACCGCTCTATCACCGGCAAGTTCATCAGCTATGTCGGCCTTGAAGATGCGATCAGCCGCAAGCTGGTCAAGGCCGGCCAGAAAGCCATGGCCAAGAACCTCACCAAGTCCTTCATGGACCAGGAGGTCAAGCGCATCAACGACTGGCTGCAAACCCTGGTCGCCGACGAAACCATTCCCGGTGGCAGCGTGTACTTGCACCCGGAACTGAACAGTGTCGAGAAGTACAAGAACGGCACCTGGTACATCGTCATCGACTACGGCCGCTACGCGCCGAACGAACACATGATTTATCAACTCAATGCCCGCGATGAAATCATCGAGCAGTTCCTGGAGGACGTTCTCTAATGTTTACCAACCGTGTAAGACAGGCCATTGCGGCCACCCTCCAAGGCCTACCGTTGTCCGCGACCGTAGAGGAATTTACCCCGCCGAAGATTGAATTCGACATGGAGCCCATGTCCGGTGGGCGCTTTATCGCCGAAGAAATGGCCAAGAGCGGCAAGGTGCTCGGCGCCACGCTAGTGCTGCAAGGCGCCGGCCCGGAAATCATGCTGGCGCTGGGCGTGCGTCTGGGTGACGACATTCTGTTGAACGTGCGCGAAGCCGGCCAGGACCAGGACGGCAAGACCTACTTCACCTACCACACCGTCGGCGGCAAGCTCAAATCCCTGGCCGAGGCGAAGCTGAAGATGGGCGACAAGGCCACCACCACCCTGGAATTGTCCTGCCGCACCTACAACCGCCTGGAAAACGGTATTTCGGTGATCGACATCGACGTGCGCACCCAGAAGTTCGTGCTCAACGGCGTCGACATTCTTGGCGATGCCCGCCGCGCCGTGCTGATGCCTTAAGTGAGACCGTGATCTGACGTGGGCACGGTCCAAGTGGGCGTCGGCCTTGCCCGCGATGCAGGCGACTCGATTTGTCAGTTGCACCGACCTGATGCCATCGCAGGCAAGCCAGCTCCCACATTGATCGTGCACGCTCTGAGATGTAGCGTTTTTCAACAACGTTTGACCAAGGAGTTACCCCATGGCCTGGATGCCACCGCTGCATGTCCTGCTGTCTCCGATCACCGCCGATACCGGCGCGTCGATCCAGCAGGTTCAACTCAAGCCGCTGTACTACGCCGCGCAGAAAGACGCGCTGGCCCGGGCCGGTGATGATGAGGACGACCAGTTCTTCGAACTGGCGAAACTCGCCACCGGCCTGTCGGAAAAAGAGCTCGACCAACTCAAACGCCCGGACTACGTGACCATCGCCCAATACGTACACGAGACGTCGACACGTCCCGCGTCGTTTTTCCTCGGTGAGACGGCGGAATCGACCCACGAAGAGCCCGTCCAACTGTTGCTGCCCCTCGACGCGGCGGGCCGTACCTTCACCGAATTGTCCCTGGAAATGCCCGCCCTGCGCGCCACCAAGGCGATGAAAAAACTTGCCACCAACAAAGAGCGCGCCGAGTTCATCACGGCTCACTGCACCGGTTTGATGATTCCCGATCTCGCTGGCCTGACTGTGCCCGACTGGACCGAATTGCAGGAGCGCATCGACGATTTTTTAAATCAACCGGCGGCCTTCTTTCGCAACGCGACATCGAAGTGATCCTCGATGTAGTGCCGCTGGTCTACTCGGTAAATGAAGCGGAGATCCTCGATTGGGATGCCGCCAAAGCTTTGCGCCGCTACGACATCGCGATGACTCGCCTTGGCGTTAAACAGGAGTAAGCGGGATGCAAGACAAGTATTCGCTCGCGTATGCCATGGCCAAGGATGGCCGTGACATTTTCGGTGGCGCAGACGGCGAAAGGGATGCCGATCTCGCCCACCCGGGTGCCCTCGGGCCGAACGCCTCCGTCGATGCAGCAGCGCTGATGCCGCTTTCCGATACGACTCTGGCACTGGCCACCGCGGGCTTCAAACTTAACGAGCTCTCACAAGCGCTGGGCGTATTGCGCGAGAACGTGGATTCCCTTGTAACGTCTTTATCTTTGCTGAAGGCGGCTGATGCGCGTCCAGTGAAAACACAGGAACGTGCCGAAACGACGAAGGTCGCGGAATTTCGATCGACCTATTCTGAAGATCGGCGCCTTACGCGGGAGGCCATGACGGTCGGCGCCGGGCAATCTCTGGACCCGCTTGCAGCGCTGCGATATTCGAATGCCAATCTTTCGTTTGAGACAAAAGATACTTCGCAGAAGTCGATTACGGTGTTGCGGGAGGAGTCCACAGAGAGTGAAAAGCGGCTCTCTAAGACACTTGAGCCTGTGCCGATACTGCTGGAAGAAACGTGGCTGAAAACCAAGGCCGGGGTGATGGACACGGCCAACGATTTCGTCAGCGACTCGCCGACCGTCGCCAAAGCTGCCAAGACCGCTGAAGCTGTTATCTCACCCCTTGTATCCGGGCTTATGTCGGGGTTGGGGGAGACGATCAAGACCCGGGTTGCAGGCAACGTGGTCGATGTGACGCTTGGAAAGTTGCCTTACGTTGGCAAGTTGTTCCAAGACGGTGGCTACGGTAAGGAAAAAGCCACGGGCAAGGAGTGCTGCTGCCCAGGTGCACTGTCTCTCGGTGCCGGTACCGGCGCAGTGCTTGATGCGTCGATGGCAAAGCTGCCAGACACCATTGGCGACACGGTGCGGGACAATGACAAGGCACGCCCTGGGCGTCGACCCAAGCAGCAGCGGGGCAAGTCTCGCTCGCCTGGCAAAGCCGATTCACGTGCAGCCAAGGCGAGCGTCCCCGGCAAGTCGGTGGCGCTCAAATCGCAACCTGCTGCCCCACGGCTTAATGCGATGGGCCAACCGCTGGTACCGTTCGATGCAAAAAAGGCGAGCCAGGCTTCAGTCAAACTCCCAGGCAGTTCGTTTTCCTCCTACACGGCGGCACCTTCAGCAAGCCAGCGCCTGGCTCGACGTTCGGGCAAAGGCGTCGCGGCGAGCGTGTCGGGAGCGCTTGCCAAACTGGAGTCGGTCGGTGGCCGTCGCCTTGGCCCGATGAAATA
Proteins encoded in this region:
- a CDS encoding phage tail tape measure protein, translating into MQDKYSLAYAMAKDGRDIFGGADGERDADLAHPGALGPNASVDAAALMPLSDTTLALATAGFKLNELSQALGVLRENVDSLVTSLSLLKAADARPVKTQERAETTKVAEFRSTYSEDRRLTREAMTVGAGQSLDPLAALRYSNANLSFETKDTSQKSITVLREESTESEKRLSKTLEPVPILLEETWLKTKAGVMDTANDFVSDSPTVAKAAKTAEAVISPLVSGLMSGLGETIKTRVAGNVVDVTLGKLPYVGKLFQDGGYGKEKATGKECCCPGALSLGAGTGAVLDASMAKLPDTIGDTVRDNDKARPGRRPKQQRGKSRSPGKADSRAAKASVPGKSVALKSQPAAPRLNAMGQPLVPFDAKKASQASVKLPGSSFSSYTAAPSASQRLARRSGKGVAASVSGALAKLESVGGRRLGPMKYVDTAMVVAQGVSNGDAKAIGSGLSTAGGAWAGASAGAAIGTMIFPGVGTAVGGAIGGLLGSEAGTWLGDKLFGPGDRLPQPSTVSKELNAARTDNVQVTLAPSIQITGVNPADAQQVVNQVIQALQFQCMPMVTDTLGVRRNAALTDPAGGD
- a CDS encoding phage tail assembly protein, which codes for MAWMPPLHVLLSPITADTGASIQQVQLKPLYYAAQKDALARAGDDEDDQFFELAKLATGLSEKELDQLKRPDYVTIAQYVHETSTRPASFFLGETAESTHEEPVQLLLPLDAAGRTFTELSLEMPALRATKAMKKLATNKERAEFITAHCTGLMIPDLAGLTVPDWTELQERIDDFLNQPAAFFRNATSK